From one Brachypodium distachyon strain Bd21 chromosome 4, Brachypodium_distachyon_v3.0, whole genome shotgun sequence genomic stretch:
- the LOC100824748 gene encoding putative disease resistance RPP13-like protein 3, which translates to MELATGAMSSLLPKLAELLQKEYNLQTGLKTDVQSLSRELESIEVALAKVAEVPLDQLDKQVRLWARNVKQLSYEMEDIVDSFMVRVEGSKPDADLKNSKRFRKKIANFFKKGKTRRQIADKIQDIKVRVKEVADLRDRYKVDDVRANPATTNTVDPRIMALFKDQKELVGIEEPRNEVIKRLMMEGDDDGLLNSRMQLKILSIFGFGGLGKTTLAKAVYDMQQSNFVCKAFVSVGQNPSLKKVFMDILLQVDEAESSSNASMLNEEQLIRKLRRFLENKRYLIVIDDIWDKIPWDIMKCALVDSNCGSRIITTTRILEVAEEADDVYKQKPLSSATSKELFYTRLSIGKCNITSGQPIEISDKILQKCGGVPLAIITIASLLASKPWEDWSEVYDSIGFRDGANIHVENTRKILLYSYYDLPCYLRACLLHLSIYPEDHEIRKDTLIWKWVAEGFVHEKPGMGLFEQGERYFNELINRSLIQPVEEPYKSIIYACRVHDLVLDMICRLSKEENFVTIHGSSNTEHQPSQSNVRRLALQNIAMDEEPNSDNTEIRQVRSFNAIMCDVKRRSFLSSFQGLRILSMERCTFINDGSCHLENLGRLLQLRYLGLLETRITELPEEIGNLRFLEVLDLRDTKIKELPESVGQLRRLKCLRLSRGFKGALGWIGNLVLLEELFLPYFSLEIVKELAKLTELREYGDCFEVSDDALVDISILFNNMMESLEHLQKLQTIQVIFSWRRVVQANCVSYVLCRHLRRLELQVVFEKLPVWINSSSLPNLSHLTFASNAVEAQDMEVLGRFPELIYLSLHTDPDVIIPDIMGGGAFPKLRYYLTNASARFLQGAMPSLERVQYFIRGECSGAKFERDIASIGNLPCLDRVQVFFYGCERVTREKGEAALRQAVEVHPNNITVQLI; encoded by the exons ATGGAGCTGGCGACGGGGGCCATGAGCTCCCTGCTCCCCAAGCTAGCCGAGCTCCTCCAGAAGGAGTACAACCTGCAGACGGGCTTGAAGACAGACGTCCAGTCTCTGTCGAGGGAGCTGGAGAGCATCGAGGTTGCTCTTGCCAAGGTGGCTGAGGTGCCGCTGGACCAGCTAGACAAGCAAGTCCGGCTTTGGGCTCGCAATGTCAAGCAGCTGTCGTATGAGATGGAGGATATCGTCGACAGCTTCATGGTGCGCGTCGAGGGCTCCAAGCCAGACGCGGATCTGAAGAACTCCAAGAGATTCAGAAAAAAGATCGCCAACTTCTTCAAGAAAGGCAAGACCCGTCGTCAGATTGCCGACAAGATCCAAGACATCAAGGTCCGAGTCAAGGAGGTAGCTGACTTGCGTGACAGATACAAGGTCGACGATGTTCGTGCTAATCCAGCTACCACGAACACCGTTGATCCTCGTATCATGGCTCTGTTCAAGGATCAGAAAGAGCTTGTGGGCATTGAGGAGCCAAGGAATGAGGTAATCAAGAGGCTGATGATGGAAGGGGATGATGACGGTTTGTTGAACTCCAGGATGCAGCTCAAGATACTCTCCATCTTTGGATTTGGAGGACTTGGCAAGACAACTCTTGCCAAAGCAGTCTATGATATGCAACAATCAAATTTTGTTTGCAAGGCTTTTGTTTCAGTGGGTCAGAATCCTAGTCTGAAGAAAGTTTTCATGGATATTCTCCTCCAAGttgatgaggcagagtctagTTCAAATGCATCCATGTTGAACGAGGAGCAACTCATCAGAAAGCTCCGAAGATTTCTTGAGAACAAGAG GTACCTCATCGTCATTGATGATATATGGGACAAGATTCCATGGGATATAATGAAATGTGCACTGGTTGATAGTAACTGTGGAAGTAGAATAATCACAACCACTCGTATTTTGGAAGTTGCCGAAGAGGCGGACGATGTTTACAAGCAAAAGCCACTTTCTTCCGCCACATCCAAGGAATTATTCTATACAAGATTATCTATTGGTAAATGCAACATTACTTCAGGTCAACCGATTGAGATATCTGACAAGATTTTACAGAAATGCGGTGGTGTGCCGTTAGCTATCATCACAATAGCTAGTCTGTTGGCCAGTAAACCATGGGAGGATTGGTCTGAGGTGTATGACTCTATTGGTTTTCGAGATGGAGCTAACATACACGTCGAGAACACAAGAAAGATATTGCTATATAGCTACTATGACCTGCCTTGTTATCTAAGGGCATGTTTGTTGCACCTCAGCATATATCCTGAAGATCATGAGATTCGGAAGGACACTTTGATATGGAAGTGGGTGGCGGAAGGTTTTGTCCATGAGAAACCAGGGATGGGGTTATTTGAGCAGGGAGAGAGGTATTTTAATGAACTTATTAACAGAAGTCTGATCCAGCCGGTGGAGGAGCCATATAAGAGCATCATATATGCTTGCCGTGTGCATGATCTGGTGCTCGATATGATCTGTCGCTTGTCAAAGGAAGAAAATTTTGTTACTATCCATGGAAGTAGTAACACAGAACACCAACCTTCACAAAGCAATGTCCGTAGGTTAGCTCTTCAAAACATAGCCATGGACGAAGAGCCTAATTCAGATAACACAGAGATACGGCAAGTGAGGTCATTCAATGCCATCATGTGTGATGTCAAGAGAAGATCATTTCTTTCAAGCTTCCAAGGCTTGAGAATTCTTTCTATGGAAAGATGTACTTTTATAAATGATGGTTCTTGTCACCTTGAGAATCTTGGAAGGCTGCTTCAGCTGAGGTACCTTGGGCTCTTGGAAACACGTATTACGGAACTCCCAGAAGAAATAGGCAACCTGAGGTTTTTGGAGGTACTGGACTTGAGGGACACTAAAATAAAAGAGCTGCCAGAGAGTGTAGGTCAGTTGAGGCGGCTAAAGTGCCTGCGTCTTTCTCGTGGTTTCAAAGGAGCACTGGGCTGGATCGGTAACCTAGTGTTGCTAGAAGAGTTATTTTTGCCCTATTTTTCCTTGGAGATTGTAAAAGAACTGGCCAAGCTCACAGAGTTGAGAGAGTACGGTGATTGTTTTGAAGTGTCCGATGACGCCTTAGTTGATATTAGTATACTGTTCAATAATATGATGGAATCTCTAGAACATCTGCAGAAGCTCCAAACCATACAAGTTATATTCTCGTGGCGGCGTGTTGTCCAAGCCAATTGCGTAAGCTACGTGCTCTGTCGGCACCTCCGTCGTCTGGAGCTGCAAGTCGTATTTGAAAAGCTGCCGGTGTGGATCAATTCGTCAAGCCTGCCGAACCTCTCTCACTTGACGTTTGCATCGAACGCCGTGGAGGCGCAGGATATGGAGGTCCTCGGGAGGTTCCCAGAGCTCATTTACCTCAGCCTGCATACTGATCCTGACGTCATCATTCCTGACATCATGGGCGGCGGTGCATTCCCCAAGCTAAGATACTACCTCACGAATGCATCTGCCAGGTTCCTGCAGGGAGCCATGCCCAGCCTTGAACGTGTTCAATATTTCATCCGCGGCGAGTGCAGTGGCGCCAAGTTTGAGCGTGACATTGCCAGCATCGGGAACCTCCCTTGTCTTGACAGAGTCCAAGTATTCTTTTACGGGTGTGAGCGTGTCACGCGGGAGAAGGGAGAGGCCGCGTTGAGGCAGGCAGTCGAGGTCCATCCCAACAATATCACGGTTCAGCTG ATCTAG
- the LOC100825053 gene encoding cyclin-dependent kinase B1-1, with translation MLRWKNRPLHLLLSGFLLLLLPQPLPQFQILLLFFFFASGSTTDESSMDKYEKLEKVGEGTYGKVYKAAVRATGQLVALKKTRLEMDEEGIPPTALREISLLRLLSSSPYVVRLLFFEFLDTDLKKFVDGFRKGPSARPLPTQVVKSFLYQLCKGIAHCHGHGVLHRDLKPQNLLVDKEKGVLKIADLGLSRAFTVPMKSYTHEIVTLWYRAPEVLLGATHYSTGVDVWSIGCIFAEMVRRQALFTGDSELQQLLHIFRMLGTPTEEQWPGVTALRDWHEYPQWKPQSLARAVPTLEPEGLDLLSRMLRFDPANRISARAALEHAYFDSLDKSQF, from the exons ATGCTCCGCTGGAAGAATCGACCGTTGCATTTGCTCCTTTCCggcttccttcttcttcttcttcctcagcctctcccccaatttcaaatcctcctcttattcttcttcttcgccagCGGCAGCACCACCGACGAGAGCTCGATGGACAAGTACGAGAAGCTGGAGAAGGTGGGGGAAGGGACGTACGGGAAGGTGTACAAGGCGGCGGTGCGCGCGACGGGGCAGCTGGTGGCGCTCAAGAAGACGCGGCTGGAGATGGACGAGGAAGGGATCCCGCCCACGGCGCTCCGGGAGATCTCCCTCCTCAgactcctctcctcctccccctacgtcgtccgcctcctcttcttcgagtTCCTCGACACCGACCTCAAGAAGTTCGTCGACGGGTTCCGCAAAGGGCCTTCTGCTAGGCCTCTCCCCACACAGGTCGTCAAG AGTTTCTTGTACCAGTTATGCAAAGGAATCGCGCATTGCCATGGCCATGGTGTCCTTCACCG GGATTTAAAGCCACAAAACTTGCTGGTCGACAAGGAGAAGGGGGTATTGAAAATTGCTGATCTTGGGCTAAGCAGAGCTTTTACTGTTCCTATGAAAAGTTACACTCATGAG ATTGTGACGCTCTGGTATCGAGCTCCTGAAGTTTTACTCGGAGCGACACATTATTCAACTGGTGTTGATGTTTGGTCTATTGGATGCATCTTCG CTGAAATGGTCAGAAGACAAGCTCTTTTTACTGGTGACTCCGAGTTGCAACAGCTGCTTCACATTTTCAG GATGCTGGGAACCCCGACAGAGGAGCAATGGCCTGGAGTGACTGCTCTGAGGGACTGGCATGAGTACCCACAGTGGAAGCCGCAGAGCCTGGCGCGCGCGGTGCCGACGCTGGAGCCCGAAGGACTCGACCTGCTatcg AGAATGCTTCGGTTCGACCCGGCCAACAGGATCTCGGCCAGGGCCGCGTTGGAGCACGCCTACTTTGACAGCCTCGACAAGTCCCAGTTCTAA